A segment of the Candidatus Methanomethylophilaceae archaeon genome:
ATGAAATCCGGGGACAGGCAGATAGTCCACACCTTTGCGTTCATAGATACCGCAGGGGAAGACCTGGAAGGGACGGACAGAGCCGCAGAGACCAATCTGGACAATCTCATAGCGAACGCATCCGGAATCGTGTACCTTGTGGATCCCCTCCAAATCAAATACATCAGGGATCGCATCCACATGGACGATCTCCCGCCGATCAGAGGTAGCGCATCGGAGACGCTCACCATGATCAGCAACATAATCCGCGGCAAGAGGGAGGGCCTGAACCCTAACGCCCGGATAGACATACCTCTGGCGGTCGCGCTGACCAAATGCGACTTGCTGCTGAAACCGGCTAAGAACGATGAGGAGGACTTGATCTTCCTGTCGCCGGGATCGGCTGTGCGCATCCCCCGCGAAACCGGTTCCTTCGACAAAGAGAACTTCGATCAGATAGACGCTGAGATCGAGGAATATCTGAGAAGGACCGCGGGGGAGGAATTCATACAGATAGTGAACGGGTTCGCAGACCATTGCTACTTCGCGGTGTCCGCCCTGGGGAACAATCCCGAAGGCGAAGAACTCCTGCGCGGTGTGATGCCCATGAGAGTCGAAGACCCATTCATATGGCTCCTCAACAGGAAAGGAATGGAATGAGCGGTGAAAAAGAGAACAAACTTGTGAGTTTCATCATGAACGGCCGCAGAACCATGGAACAGGAAGAGCAACCGCAGAATGACGAGGAGACGCGGGAATGGGACAGCTCTGCGGCAGAGAAGATCTTCGAGAGGCTGGATTCGATAGAGAAGGCCATCTCGGAGCTGGGATCGCCGATGACCGTCCCAGAACCTGATTTGGAGCCGCTGGAATCTGCCGTCCGTGATCTCCGCGAGAAAACCGAAGCAGATGCTGCGGAGATCGCCGCGGAGATCAGGGAACTCAAAGGGAAAGAGACCGAGAAACAGGACCTCACCCCCTATATGACATCCAGGGAGCAGATGAAGACCATCATCGCCGCCGTGGAGAGGCGCGACGCCGAGATCACGGACAAGGCCTTCTCCAGAGCCATGGAGCAGGTCGCGACGATGAGGGAGGATTTCCTGAAGCTGTGCCTCAGCATCAGGGAAAGGATCGATTCCATGGGCGTGGAAGATGTGCTTTCCTCGTTCGAAGCTTACATGATAGACTTGGAGAACATACTGTGCGACGGAGGGGTGTACATCGGCCCCTTCCCATACGAAAAACTCAAGACCTCTCACCAACGCATCGTCGGGGTGATCCCCACCGCGGATCCCAACCAAAATGGGATGGTAGCGGAAAGGATGACGGATGGTTACAAGCTGGGGAACAAAGTCCTCATAAAAGAGAAAGTGACCGTTTATCGGCTGTCCGAGAGCATGATGAACGCGGAGAAAGAGCCCGAGCCTGAACCAGAGGCCGCAATAGAAACGACTTCCGAAACCGCTTCCGAAGAAGAAACAAAACAGGAGGAGATAGAATGACGGATCAATGCGTCGGAATAGATCTTGGAACGACATATTCGTGCCTCGCGTACATAGATGAGGATGGCAATCCCGCAGTAGAGAAGAACTACGAGCAAGGGGAAACGACGCCTTCGGTCATCCTATTCAACGAGAACGGCGAGGTAGTGGTCGGGAATTCCGCCAAGGACCAGGCCCTCATGTACTCCAAGGACAGGGTCATAAGCGCCATAAAGAGAAGCATGGGCCAGGATTACTCGGTCACCATAGACGGGAACACATACAACCCGACCCAGCTGTCCGCCATGATCCTCAGGAAGCTCATCGGCGACTTCGAAGAGAACCACGGATGCACCTTGGACCGCGCCGTGATCACCGTCCCCGCTTACTTCGGCGAGAACCAGAAGGATCAGACCAAGACCGCCGGGATCATCGCCGGCCTCAAGGAGGTTTTCCTCATCAACGAGCCGACCGCCGCGGCCATCGCCTTCGGATACGGCGAACCCAAGGACAAGAAAGAGAGAGTGCTCGTCTACGATCTGGGAGGCGGAACCTTCGATGTCACCATACTGGAGATCGACAGCGGCGAATTCTCCACCGTGGCCACCGATGGCGCGATGTACCTCGGAGGGAAGGACTGGGACGCAGACCTCACCGACATAATCCTGGAGAAGGTCGCGGAGGAATCAGGGACCGACAAGAACGTCCTCAAAGACGACCCGGACATAATGCAGACTCTGGCTTACGACTCCGAGACGATCAAGAAGAGGCTCTCCACCGCCGAGAACACCAAGGGCACTCTCACAGTGGACGGCCACAAATACGTCTTCAACATCAACCGCGACGAATTCGAGAGCAGATCCGAGGCCAACCTCCTCCAGACCATCGACATAATCCACAGGGTTCTCGAATCGAAATCCTTCACCATGGATGACATCGATGAGATCATCCTCGTCGGCGGATCCAGCAGGATGCCCCAGGTCAAGAACGCGATCGCAGCCAACTTCCCCGGGAAGGACATCAAGATCTACGATCCCGACCAGTCGGTCGCCAAGGGAGCGGCTCTGTACGCCCATTCCCTGATGCTCGCAGACCTTGAGGCGAGAGGAGAAGCCCCGGCCATCGGCGAAGGGGACGAACCGCCCAGAAGGGTGACCATCAAGAACGTGCTGAGCAAGACCTTCGGCATCAAGGCGATCTACGAGGACGGCTCCGAGAAGATATCCAACCTCATCTTCAGGAATGAGACGCTCCCGATCACCAAGACCAAGATCTACTATCCCGTCGAAGACGATCAGAGCTCCATCAAAGTGGAGATCTTCGAGAGCGCCGCCCTCAACAACGAAGAGGGCCACAAGACCGACACCGACGATGGAAACCTCATCGGAGATTTCACCATGGACCTCCCTCCGGGAACCAGCAAGGACACGCCGATCGAAGTCACGTTCCTCGCAACCGAGGAAGGGATCCTGACGGCCAACGTCAAGTGCGAGGACGAGAGCAGGGAATACAAGCTCCACAACGACCTGACGATGACCGAGGAAGAGATCTCCAAGTCCCAGAGCCTCATGGAAAAGGTCATCAGAAGTGAATGAGACCGGAACCGAAAAGCCGCTTCTGCGGCGCCTTTTATTTTACGCCCGGGGCGCTCCCGGGTCCCCTCCCCTTTCAGAATCGCCGACGATTATCACGGTGCATTCGGCGTTCTTCACGACATAGTTGGAGACGCTGCCCAAGAACAGCTTGTCCAATGAGGATCTGCTGGACCTCCCAACTATTATTGTGTCGCACATATAGAGGCCGGCGACTTCCAGCACGGTTTCGTCAGGCTTTCCGACCTCTATCATGGTGTGTACGGAAACCCCTTCGGCCGCCGCCTTCCCGACCGCGGCTTCCATGTATTCCCTCACGGAAGGATCCGGATCCGCCGGATCGGCTTGATCCTTGGACACTACTGTCAGGATGTACAAGGGCTCGGAATAATATGCCGAGTGCTTGATAGCATAATCCAAAGCTTTCTCAGAGTTCGGCCTCCCATCGTAGGCCAGCAATATGGTCATTTTAGAATGGATTAAAATGGAACGTTATAAACATGGCGATAGCTTCACCGCCAATCCCATGGAAAAATGGATGGAAAAAGTTTTGGCGGCCAATAATAGCTGCATTCAGAATTATTCTGCCCCTCATCTCTTCCGATGATTTTGTCCGAGACCCGAAGACCGTATAATCGAAGTTTGAGAGCGGAATAATCGAACTTATGCTCGGGACACCTTTCTTCGCATCTTCTGCATGCGGTCCCCAGACATCTGCCGGTCAGAACTGAGAACGTCCCTTCGCTGTAAGATAAAGCCTTCTCTGGGCATCCTCTGACGCATGACAAGCATCCGGAACAATCCCAGGACCCATGCATGGAAGTCCCCAGATCGATTATCTCCAAGCTCTCGCCGATGTCTCTGATGTCCCTGATGCAAACCTTCTCCGTCTCCATCGGGCCGTCCGGTTCGAGATAGCCATCGATCCCATACCTCTCCAAAGCGCGCCTGTAACGGGACAATGGCATACCCTCCGCCCAATAGCCATACTCGTAGACATACAGGTCGCTGAACGCTTCGGACGAGGCGAACATCGTGTGCTCGGTGACGAGCTTGTCCCTGAGGGCATTAAGACCGTCCAGCCTCCCGGGATCGAGAGCTATCTCTCTGGCCAATTCCAAAGAGGTATTCCCGACCTGGATTGCCTTCGTGCATCTCGGGACGATCATGCCGACGCCTCTGGACTTGACGGGATCGACATAGGTCCCGGAAGCCCCGGCCATATACATCGTGCGGATATCATCTGGGGACACCCCTGCCCTGATCATCAGGGTCATGTGCCCTGCTCTGATTGCCCCGATTGCTTTCCCGGCCTCCCTCAGATCTTCCGTCCTGAAATCAATGCCTCTGGCCAGAGTGATAGATCCGCCGTGGATCTCGGAGTTCTCTATCAGCCCGTCCTCCAATCCGGCATAGACCAGAGCGACCACGCCGGTCCCAGTTATCCCGGTCGGAATCGCGCCTTCTTTCCTGGTTATGCCGCTCCGCAGATTGACCATCGGCCCATCCAACGGAAGCAGATCTTCGCCCAGGACTTTCGCCCTCCAACCTTGCGGGGTACGAACCATATCGCTGACCGCGCCAGGAGCAGCCAGCATGCCGCATCTGATCTGCTGGCCTTCCATCGCGGGACCTGCCGCTGCGGATCCGGTGTAGATGCTGTCGCCTACCTTCAGAGCCATCTCGGCGTTGGTCCCATAATCGGTGACCATGCACATGTCGTCGTCGAGAAAACCGGACTTCAGCATCATGGCCAAAGCGTCTGCGCCTATCTCGTGCTTCACCGCCGGGGGAATGACGATTTCGGTGCCCGGAAATCCGAGGGAAGCGCCGTCTGAGGTATGCCCTTTCCTGTCGATACGGGACACATTCTCGCTGCGGAGCTTGTTGTCCCCGGCATAGGCGAGGTCCCTGATGTCAAGGCCCTCGAAAAGGGAGAGCTGGATGGGGTTCCCGCAGACCGAGAGCCTCTCCAATCTCTCCGGATGAAGTTTCGATACCACATCCCTGACAGCCGAGAGAAGGATACCGTGGGCGAGATCGGCCCCGCAATCGATTGCGAAAGACATGTGATCCATCACGTTCGCTCCAGGGACGGGATTCCTGGATGTGATGCATGTGCGGATCACTTGCCCATCGCCGAGATCCAGGAGCTGTCCCCTGATCCCGCTGGTTCCAATGTCCACGGCAATCGCTTGCTCCATATCGGCGCCTCAGTGGTAATCTTCCCAGGTCTTCTTCTTGCCGATGATATCCGATGCGGCGTGCACGGTCTCCAGCGGGGACTTGGTATACAGCGAATTGCGGAATGTCTCGACGAAAGCCTTGGATACCGCCGCCCCTCCGCAGGCCACGGGCACACCGGTCTTCTGCAGCTCGAGGAGCAGAGCGGTGTCCACCAAACCGGGCTTGGTGGTGCTCATCAAAGTCGATCCGCAAGCCAGCTGGACGTTCTTGTCCTTGACAATCTGCAGAACCTTCTCCTTGGGAACATCCCTTCCGATGTCGATGACCGTGAACCCGTTGGCCTTCAGGATGGCCGCGCAGATGTTCTTGCCTATGTCGTGCAGATCCCCTTCGGCAACGAAAGATACTATGGTGCCCTTGCTCGGGACATCCCCGATGACATCCTGGCAGAGCTTGATCCCTCCCTGCATCGCATCGTTGGACATCAGAATCTCCGGCACAAAGCTCTGGCCCATATCATACATCTCGCATTGAACCTGTATGCCGGGCATCAACGCGTTCGTGACTATGTCAACCGGATCCTTCCCATCTGCGATGAGATCCTTCACCAGGCTTTCCACAGTCTTCCTCTTGCCGTCCAGAACGCCCTGCGAAACCGCCCTGTACTTTATGTCGGCGGGGAACAGCTCCTCCTTGAGCTTCTCGGCGCTCTTCTGCTTCTTGGACACCGGGCCTATTATGCCGAGCTCTGTCGCCATCCCTTCCTGGACCAGCTTGTTGAAACGGACGGGATCTTCCTTGCGCATCCTCTCGACATTCTGCATAACAATATCCATCTTCATCAGAACGCACCCCCTTGGGCCTCATAAGTTGCCATAGCCTTGAGATTCTTCGCCTTAGCCCTTCCGTAAGCGCGGACGCAGTCGTCGATGTCGCATTCGTCCGGGATCGGAGTTTCCTTGCACGCTCTTACATAGGCCTTCAGATTGGCGATCGGAGTTCCGTTGGATACGTCGCAAGCGGTTCCGACAACGTCTACGCCTTCCCTTATGCATTGGGCAGTCCTGGCATAGACCTGCTCCGGAGTCCCGTTCGGCATCAGATCGATCACGTCAAGGCTTCCCAGACATCTCATCTCATTGCCCAGCTGCTGCCTGACATACCATGCCGGAGGGGCATCGAACGAGAAGCAGTCCATTCCGCTCTCCTTTATCTTCGGCAGGAGCTTCTCGGTGTGCCCGCACATGTGGAGGATCTTCGGTGCGCTGACTGCCCTCGCGAACTTTTTGTGGTAAGGCAGGACGAACTCCTCGTAAGTCTCGGGCGAAATCAGATCCCCGGATGCGGAAGGATCGGCTGGGAACAGCATATGCGCGCCCGCCGCTACCTGCTGCCTCCCATAGTCGATGCAGAAGTCGGTAGCGGCTTCGATAGCCTCGTGCGCCTTCTCTGGATCGGTTACGGTCATCATGACGAGCTTCTCCACGCCCATGATGTGGCCCGCCACGGTGAAAGGCGCAGTTATCACAGGGATTATGGGTAGATCCCCGCAATACCTCTCGCGGAGTATTCTGATCGCTTCGAGGACGACCGCCGCCCTATCCTTCTCGTAGAATTTGTCGTCCCACGTTATGTCCTTCGGATCCTTGTAGGCTGGTCCGGTGACCGGCGGGCGGTCAGGCTTATTCCAATCCAGCTTGCATCCTAGCACCTCCGCCTCCAATGAGATATCGAATTGCGGCCTTGCCGCCTCAATCCCGCATACTTCGTAAGGCGCGGCGGCCAGATCAGCCATCATCTTCGGATCTCTATGCGCTTTGGGCCAGGAAGCCCCGCAGAAATCCATCAGCTCTCTTGTCGTCTGGGCGAGCGGGTTCGCCGGAGGGACATAATCCACGCGTCCCCCCAATACAGCGGCCAACGCACGCCGGGTGCATGTCATCTCATTCATTTTCAATCCTTCTGGACGGTTTTCCGTCGTTGGAATAATATCACATATTGGACTATTTAAAATGCAACTCAACAATTAAAAAAACCCGATAACATATTGATTAATCACGAATAATGAACTCAAATCAACATTTCATCGCATCCTCATCGCCTATTGCCGCAGAAAAAACAATCCGAAAAGTATGTCGAATCTGCCAATCTGAATGATTAATATCGTTATTGGGATACAAATATTACATTAATCATTGTTTTTTGGAATGATTTAGTAATAATCATATCAAGTCGATTTATTGGATACTATATTCTCTCATCTTTCTATCCAAAAACAACGACAAGATATCATATCGTATATCATTCGACGTAAATACATGAATGCCAATCCGCTTTCCATGTATGTTTACATTATCGGTGGCTTCCTAGGCAGCGGGAAAACCACCCTTCTGATGAGGCTCGCATCCATGTATACCAAACGCGGGTTGAAAACGGCTCTTCTCGTCAACGAATCCGGTGAGATAGGTGTCGACGGAGCCACGCTCAAAGCGGAAGGATACGACGCCATAGAACTTCCCAACGGCTGCATATGCTGCTCCCTTTCCGGCACTTTGCAATCGGCCCTCCAGAACATTGAGAACGACATCGACCCCGATGTCATCATCGTGGAACCCACTGGGCTTGCTCTTCCCCACAAAGTCAAAGAGCTAGTCCACGTCTCAGGAATAGACGCCGAGGAAATGTTCATCATCGGAGTCGTTGACATCCAGAGATTCGACGATCTCATAAAGAAAAAGGAGCAGTTCTTCTCCATGCAGATGAACCATGCGGATTTCATCCTCATCAACAAATGCGATATCGCCAAAGAAGGGCAGATAGGTGAGATCACCGAATGGCTTAAAGACAGATACCCGAACAAACCGATTATCCCCATTTCCGCTTCCACCGGAGAGAACCTCGAAAAAGTATACGAGATGATGAGATGAGCCACGAACATGAGCACCACCATGAACAGACCTCCCTGGAAATGGCAGGAGGATGCGCCGTCGGATTCACCGGAACAATCAACGGCTATAATGCGGACGCCGAAGCGAGATTCTCCAAGGCACTGCTGGAAACTGGAAAATGGGTTACGAAAGAGTCGGGAGTCCTTCTTGGGCACATCAAAGCTGCCATCGTCAAGGAAGACGGATCCGGGATAACGCTTAATCTCACAGACCTGGAGAATGGGGTCGAGCACCATGGCACCCTCAGCCCGCAGGACAAAGTGAAATTCTCATTCATGTCCGCGGTTCTTGATGTCGACGAGCACGAGCTGAAACATGTTATGTGGCATGCCATCGAGGACACTGGGCTGGACTATGAGCTTGATGAGCCGGTGTGCCACTGCCACGATCACGACAACCATCATGACGATGAATGCTGCCACGGGCACCACCACGACGATGATGG
Coding sequences within it:
- a CDS encoding GTPase domain-containing protein, translated to MDEVHCVCFNRFCAANFASSERNRGGRYATADGMHEIDYERTVFRGIDPKSSKAIITNHHIIRNSSMECDMCKRPVSVRICPYCHSEIPPGAEESGNKIFVVLGPKGVGKSHYIGVLINRLSNTVANEFGAVFNPAGDSTIDRYREIYGNPLFTAKRTLPSTVPYDASEDSREPLIYYLNMKSGDRQIVHTFAFIDTAGEDLEGTDRAAETNLDNLIANASGIVYLVDPLQIKYIRDRIHMDDLPPIRGSASETLTMISNIIRGKREGLNPNARIDIPLAVALTKCDLLLKPAKNDEEDLIFLSPGSAVRIPRETGSFDKENFDQIDAEIEEYLRRTAGEEFIQIVNGFADHCYFAVSALGNNPEGEELLRGVMPMRVEDPFIWLLNRKGME
- the grpE gene encoding nucleotide exchange factor GrpE, coding for MSGEKENKLVSFIMNGRRTMEQEEQPQNDEETREWDSSAAEKIFERLDSIEKAISELGSPMTVPEPDLEPLESAVRDLREKTEADAAEIAAEIRELKGKETEKQDLTPYMTSREQMKTIIAAVERRDAEITDKAFSRAMEQVATMREDFLKLCLSIRERIDSMGVEDVLSSFEAYMIDLENILCDGGVYIGPFPYEKLKTSHQRIVGVIPTADPNQNGMVAERMTDGYKLGNKVLIKEKVTVYRLSESMMNAEKEPEPEPEAAIETTSETASEEETKQEEIE
- a CDS encoding Hsp70 family protein, yielding MTDQCVGIDLGTTYSCLAYIDEDGNPAVEKNYEQGETTPSVILFNENGEVVVGNSAKDQALMYSKDRVISAIKRSMGQDYSVTIDGNTYNPTQLSAMILRKLIGDFEENHGCTLDRAVITVPAYFGENQKDQTKTAGIIAGLKEVFLINEPTAAAIAFGYGEPKDKKERVLVYDLGGGTFDVTILEIDSGEFSTVATDGAMYLGGKDWDADLTDIILEKVAEESGTDKNVLKDDPDIMQTLAYDSETIKKRLSTAENTKGTLTVDGHKYVFNINRDEFESRSEANLLQTIDIIHRVLESKSFTMDDIDEIILVGGSSRMPQVKNAIAANFPGKDIKIYDPDQSVAKGAALYAHSLMLADLEARGEAPAIGEGDEPPRRVTIKNVLSKTFGIKAIYEDGSEKISNLIFRNETLPITKTKIYYPVEDDQSSIKVEIFESAALNNEEGHKTDTDDGNLIGDFTMDLPPGTSKDTPIEVTFLATEEGILTANVKCEDESREYKLHNDLTMTEEEISKSQSLMEKVIRSE
- a CDS encoding universal stress protein — its product is MTILLAYDGRPNSEKALDYAIKHSAYYSEPLYILTVVSKDQADPADPDPSVREYMEAAVGKAAAEGVSVHTMIEVGKPDETVLEVAGLYMCDTIIVGRSSRSSLDKLFLGSVSNYVVKNAECTVIIVGDSERGGDPGAPRA
- a CDS encoding methylamine methyltransferase corrinoid protein reductive activase; this encodes MEQAIAVDIGTSGIRGQLLDLGDGQVIRTCITSRNPVPGANVMDHMSFAIDCGADLAHGILLSAVRDVVSKLHPERLERLSVCGNPIQLSLFEGLDIRDLAYAGDNKLRSENVSRIDRKGHTSDGASLGFPGTEIVIPPAVKHEIGADALAMMLKSGFLDDDMCMVTDYGTNAEMALKVGDSIYTGSAAAGPAMEGQQIRCGMLAAPGAVSDMVRTPQGWRAKVLGEDLLPLDGPMVNLRSGITRKEGAIPTGITGTGVVALVYAGLEDGLIENSEIHGGSITLARGIDFRTEDLREAGKAIGAIRAGHMTLMIRAGVSPDDIRTMYMAGASGTYVDPVKSRGVGMIVPRCTKAIQVGNTSLELAREIALDPGRLDGLNALRDKLVTEHTMFASSEAFSDLYVYEYGYWAEGMPLSRYRRALERYGIDGYLEPDGPMETEKVCIRDIRDIGESLEIIDLGTSMHGSWDCSGCLSCVRGCPEKALSYSEGTFSVLTGRCLGTACRRCEERCPEHKFDYSALKLRLYGLRVSDKIIGRDEGQNNSECSYYWPPKLFPSIFPWDWR
- a CDS encoding cobalamin-dependent protein (Presence of a B(12) (cobalamin)-binding domain implies dependence on cobalamin itself, in one of its several forms, or in some unusual lineages, dependence on a cobalamin-like analog.) produces the protein MKMDIVMQNVERMRKEDPVRFNKLVQEGMATELGIIGPVSKKQKSAEKLKEELFPADIKYRAVSQGVLDGKRKTVESLVKDLIADGKDPVDIVTNALMPGIQVQCEMYDMGQSFVPEILMSNDAMQGGIKLCQDVIGDVPSKGTIVSFVAEGDLHDIGKNICAAILKANGFTVIDIGRDVPKEKVLQIVKDKNVQLACGSTLMSTTKPGLVDTALLLELQKTGVPVACGGAAVSKAFVETFRNSLYTKSPLETVHAASDIIGKKKTWEDYH
- a CDS encoding MtaA/CmuA family methyltransferase, yielding MTCTRRALAAVLGGRVDYVPPANPLAQTTRELMDFCGASWPKAHRDPKMMADLAAAPYEVCGIEAARPQFDISLEAEVLGCKLDWNKPDRPPVTGPAYKDPKDITWDDKFYEKDRAAVVLEAIRILRERYCGDLPIIPVITAPFTVAGHIMGVEKLVMMTVTDPEKAHEAIEAATDFCIDYGRQQVAAGAHMLFPADPSASGDLISPETYEEFVLPYHKKFARAVSAPKILHMCGHTEKLLPKIKESGMDCFSFDAPPAWYVRQQLGNEMRCLGSLDVIDLMPNGTPEQVYARTAQCIREGVDVVGTACDVSNGTPIANLKAYVRACKETPIPDECDIDDCVRAYGRAKAKNLKAMATYEAQGGAF
- a CDS encoding GTPase codes for the protein MYVYIIGGFLGSGKTTLLMRLASMYTKRGLKTALLVNESGEIGVDGATLKAEGYDAIELPNGCICCSLSGTLQSALQNIENDIDPDVIIVEPTGLALPHKVKELVHVSGIDAEEMFIIGVVDIQRFDDLIKKKEQFFSMQMNHADFILINKCDIAKEGQIGEITEWLKDRYPNKPIIPISASTGENLEKVYEMMR